One segment of Pantoea sp. Lij88 DNA contains the following:
- a CDS encoding transglutaminase family protein: MKLSIEHNTHYRYDQAVQRSIQYLRLTPQESPHQRILSWELTLPEKAVCTTDAFGNIMHVLTLDEPHESITIQAHGVVEIEHGIEDQAQGHLSPLVFLRHSPLTQPDAEIRAFALRYYQPQAILAALESLMADLLLRMPYTPGSTLVTDSAAEAFAARTGVCQDHTHVFLSCCRSLNIPARYVSGYLHSKDSTHVATHAWAEVWVEDRWHCFDITNNTRIPDQHLKLAVGIDYLDACPVRGLRIGGGYEDMCAIAAVQMM; encoded by the coding sequence ATGAAACTTAGCATTGAACACAACACGCACTATCGCTACGACCAGGCGGTGCAACGGAGCATCCAGTATCTGCGGCTGACGCCTCAGGAATCGCCTCATCAGCGCATACTCTCCTGGGAACTGACCCTGCCGGAAAAAGCGGTTTGCACCACGGATGCCTTCGGCAACATCATGCATGTGCTGACACTCGATGAACCGCATGAGTCCATTACGATTCAGGCACATGGCGTGGTGGAGATAGAACACGGCATTGAAGATCAGGCTCAGGGACATTTGTCGCCGCTGGTCTTCCTGCGCCACAGTCCGCTGACCCAGCCCGATGCGGAAATTCGGGCTTTCGCCCTGCGCTATTATCAGCCCCAGGCGATTCTGGCCGCCCTGGAAAGCCTGATGGCAGACCTGCTGCTCAGGATGCCCTACACGCCCGGTTCTACCCTGGTGACCGACAGTGCCGCAGAGGCTTTCGCCGCCCGTACCGGGGTGTGCCAGGATCATACGCATGTCTTTCTGAGCTGCTGTCGTAGCCTGAATATACCGGCACGCTACGTCAGTGGTTACCTGCACAGCAAAGATTCTACCCATGTCGCGACCCACGCCTGGGCCGAAGTCTGGGTGGAAGACCGCTGGCACTGCTTTGACATCACCAACAATACCCGTATACCTGATCAACACCTTAAGCTTGCCGTCGGCATTGATTACCTGGACGCCTGTCCGGTGCGCGGTTTACGGATTGGCGGGGGATACGAAGATATGTGTGCGATTGCCGCCGTACAAATGATGTAA
- a CDS encoding alpha-E domain-containing protein, protein MLSRTASELYWMARYLERAENIARVLDVTNKLSMMPIRNGGTHDLLVPLNLTSTSELYAETWPTLTMPNLVSFFALDNRNYSSIFSCLQMGWNNAHAVRGSLSSEVWECINATWIGMKSIRRQGIGSDGADAFFDWVKERSHLFRGAMFGTLLRSDAMHFIRLGTLLERADGTARLLEVKNRLLDIDDDPVREYYRMDTLLQAVSAREAYHSIYKQPLSRETIAELMILRNELPRSLLACINDMVQQLELIGGRANQPRRLAHILHAELRFSSMKDLSRIGLNNWLEAFLAQVNEIAESIHHTYLEAQ, encoded by the coding sequence ATGCTGAGCCGGACTGCCAGTGAACTCTATTGGATGGCCCGCTATCTGGAGCGGGCAGAAAATATCGCCCGGGTGCTGGACGTTACCAACAAGCTGTCGATGATGCCCATCCGCAACGGGGGGACTCATGATCTGCTGGTACCGCTCAACCTGACCAGCACCAGCGAGCTATATGCTGAGACCTGGCCGACACTGACGATGCCCAATCTGGTCAGTTTTTTCGCCCTGGATAACCGGAATTACAGCAGCATCTTCAGTTGCCTGCAGATGGGCTGGAATAACGCGCATGCGGTGCGGGGCAGCCTGTCATCCGAAGTCTGGGAATGTATCAATGCCACCTGGATCGGGATGAAGTCGATACGCCGTCAGGGCATCGGCTCAGACGGTGCCGACGCCTTCTTTGACTGGGTGAAAGAACGCTCTCATCTGTTCCGTGGGGCCATGTTCGGTACCCTGCTCCGCAGCGACGCGATGCACTTTATCCGTCTCGGGACGCTGCTGGAACGGGCTGATGGCACCGCCCGGCTGCTGGAGGTGAAAAACAGACTGCTGGATATTGATGACGACCCCGTGCGCGAATATTACCGCATGGACACTCTGCTACAGGCGGTGAGCGCGCGCGAAGCCTACCATAGTATTTACAAGCAGCCCCTGAGCCGGGAAACCATCGCCGAACTGATGATCCTGCGCAACGAGCTGCCGCGTTCGTTGCTGGCGTGTATCAACGATATGGTTCAGCAGCTGGAGCTGATAGGTGGCCGTGCAAACCAGCCGCGCCGCCTGGCGCATATCCTGCACGCCGAGCTGCGCTTCAGTTCCATGAAAGACCTGAGCCGAATCGGGCTGAACAACTGGCTGGAAGCCTTTCTCGCTCAGGTAAACGAGATCGCCGAAAGTATTCATCACACTTATCTGGAGGCGCAATGA
- a CDS encoding circularly permuted type 2 ATP-grasp protein: MLNINLSASPFFDEMLLAEGEHRDHYAAYWQWLQQADHQAVQRKREEAALLFHRVGITFNVYDDDNGAERLIPFDSVPRIIPAAEWAMLDAGIRQRVQALNAFLYDIYHEQHILKAGIIPAEQVLANEQYQPCMQGVDLHRNIYAHIVGVDMVRNSDGEYYVLEDNLRTPSGVSYMLENRKMMMRLYPELFAQQRIAPVERYPSHLLQTLRESSPVNDPTVVVLTPGRFNSAYFEHSFLAQQMGVELVESADLFVKDGMLFMRTTAGPCRIHVIYRRVDDAFLDPLAFRPDSMLGVPGLLSVYRAGNVVLANAIGTGVADDKSIYPYVPDMVRFYLQEEPILNNVPTWQCRHKNELSYVLANLEKMVVKEVHGAGGYGMLIGPAASKAELAHFRDLLLARPQNYIAQNTLALSTCPTFVNEGLAPRHIDLRPFALSGAEIRLVPGGLTRVALTEGSLVVNSSQGGGTKDTWVLEDDIC, from the coding sequence ATGCTGAATATCAATCTCTCCGCTTCACCCTTTTTTGATGAGATGCTTCTGGCTGAAGGCGAACACCGTGACCACTACGCCGCCTACTGGCAATGGCTGCAACAGGCTGATCATCAGGCTGTACAGCGCAAGCGGGAAGAAGCCGCCCTCCTGTTTCACCGGGTAGGGATTACGTTTAATGTCTACGATGACGATAATGGTGCAGAACGGTTGATCCCGTTCGACAGCGTGCCACGTATTATTCCGGCCGCTGAATGGGCCATGCTCGATGCCGGCATCCGCCAGCGTGTGCAGGCGCTCAACGCCTTCCTCTACGATATCTACCATGAACAGCATATTCTGAAGGCGGGAATCATTCCGGCAGAACAGGTTCTGGCTAACGAACAGTATCAACCCTGTATGCAGGGCGTTGATCTTCATCGCAATATCTATGCACATATTGTCGGCGTGGATATGGTGCGTAACAGTGATGGCGAATATTACGTCCTGGAAGATAACCTGCGCACACCTTCCGGCGTCTCCTATATGCTGGAGAACCGCAAAATGATGATGCGGCTCTACCCGGAACTGTTTGCCCAGCAACGCATTGCTCCCGTAGAACGTTATCCGTCGCATCTTTTACAAACGCTTCGCGAAAGCTCACCCGTCAACGATCCCACCGTAGTGGTCCTGACCCCTGGCCGCTTTAACAGTGCTTACTTCGAGCACAGTTTCCTGGCCCAGCAGATGGGCGTTGAGCTGGTTGAAAGCGCCGATCTGTTTGTGAAGGATGGCATGCTGTTCATGCGCACGACTGCCGGGCCATGCAGAATACATGTGATCTATCGTCGGGTTGACGACGCCTTCCTCGATCCGCTGGCGTTCCGCCCGGACTCCATGCTCGGCGTACCGGGACTGCTGTCGGTCTACCGGGCGGGCAATGTCGTGCTGGCCAATGCCATCGGCACTGGCGTGGCTGATGACAAATCTATCTACCCCTACGTACCGGATATGGTGCGCTTTTATCTGCAGGAAGAACCGATCCTCAACAACGTGCCAACCTGGCAGTGCAGGCATAAAAATGAGCTGTCGTATGTGCTGGCCAACCTCGAAAAAATGGTCGTGAAAGAGGTTCACGGCGCTGGCGGTTACGGCATGTTGATTGGCCCCGCCGCGAGCAAAGCTGAGCTTGCCCACTTCCGTGACCTGTTGCTGGCGCGTCCGCAGAATTACATCGCGCAAAACACGCTGGCGTTGTCCACCTGCCCCACGTTTGTCAACGAGGGCCTGGCACCACGTCATATCGATCTCCGCCCCTTTGCGCTCAGTGGCGCGGAGATCCGACTGGTGCCCGGCGGGCTTACCCGCGTCGCGTTGACGGAAGGATCGCTGGTCGTCAATTCGTCACAGGGCGGCGGAACCAAGGACACCTGGGTACTGGAGGATGATATATGCTGA
- a CDS encoding ABC transporter substrate-binding protein, producing the protein MAAGFAGLTFGLISVTAQAVTVTDVAGRTVTVPDEVQRVVLGEGRLFFALSLLEGQKPFDRIVGWQGDFRKLDPQTYATYRAKFPQIDNIPLIGTTSADTISPEKVLTLKPQLAIFGLSGHGPGKGSELVKQLQNAGVPVVFVDFRTSPLKNTLPSMALLGKVLNREKQAQDYIRFYQDNIKRVTDVTRDIPQPDKPKVFIELRASTADECCRSAGNGNMGDFIDLAGGVNIAKPLLPGPLGQVNLEKVIAEQPDVYLVSGGARPPKAGELPAGLVLGAETTPEQASASLKPLLARKGISTLKAVQDGRSFGIWHNYYNSPYNVLAVQFFAKAFYPQKFADLDPQQTQKQLYKQFLAVEPTGTYWTE; encoded by the coding sequence ATGGCTGCAGGATTCGCAGGACTCACCTTCGGGTTGATCAGTGTGACGGCGCAGGCGGTCACCGTCACAGACGTGGCGGGACGCACGGTCACCGTGCCGGATGAGGTTCAGCGTGTAGTACTCGGAGAGGGCCGGTTGTTCTTCGCCCTTTCGCTGCTCGAAGGCCAGAAACCTTTTGATCGTATCGTCGGCTGGCAGGGCGATTTCCGTAAGCTTGACCCGCAAACCTACGCCACGTATCGGGCGAAATTCCCGCAAATCGACAACATCCCGCTAATTGGCACGACCAGCGCTGACACCATCAGCCCGGAAAAAGTGCTGACGCTGAAACCGCAGCTGGCGATTTTCGGTTTGTCGGGTCATGGTCCGGGGAAAGGCAGTGAGCTGGTGAAACAGCTGCAAAACGCCGGTGTCCCCGTCGTGTTTGTCGATTTCCGCACTTCTCCGCTCAAAAACACCCTGCCGAGTATGGCGCTGCTGGGTAAAGTCCTGAACCGGGAGAAGCAGGCGCAGGACTATATCCGCTTCTATCAGGACAACATCAAACGCGTCACCGATGTGACCCGCGACATTCCTCAGCCGGATAAACCGAAAGTCTTTATCGAACTGCGCGCTTCGACAGCAGATGAATGTTGCCGCTCAGCCGGGAACGGCAACATGGGTGACTTTATCGATCTGGCGGGCGGCGTGAATATCGCTAAACCTCTGCTGCCGGGCCCTCTTGGTCAGGTGAATCTGGAAAAAGTCATCGCCGAGCAGCCGGATGTGTATCTGGTGAGCGGGGGAGCCAGACCGCCGAAAGCCGGTGAGCTACCTGCCGGTTTAGTGCTGGGCGCGGAGACCACACCCGAACAGGCGAGCGCCAGCCTGAAGCCGCTTCTGGCGCGTAAAGGGATCAGCACGCTAAAAGCGGTCCAGGATGGCCGTAGTTTTGGCATCTGGCACAACTACTACAACTCCCCCTATAACGTGCTGGCCGTGCAGTTCTTCGCCAAAGCATTTTATCCGCAGAAGTTTGCCGATCTCGATCCGCAGCAAACACAAAAACAACTCTATAAACAGTTCCTCGCCGTCGAACCGACCGGCACTTACTGGACAGAGTAA
- the cirA gene encoding catecholate siderophore receptor CirA, producing MVKVKFTPAVKAGLLAQLIAAAMPVMAEDAREVKENEDQMVVTASAIEQNLKDAPASISVITREDLQKKPVQNLKDVLKDVPGVQITNESDNRQGVSIRGLGSGYTLILVDGKRVNSRNAVFRHNDFDLSWIPAESIERIEVVRGPMSSLYGSDALGGVVNIITRKVGTQWHGTLSADTTVQEHRDRGDSGNGNFFASGPLVDDLLGVKVYGALGKREKDQASSASGSTGQPRIEGYTSRNGSVEFSLTPDKDQDITFGYGMDRQDRNSDTLDKNRLERENYSLGHTGRWGGANTELRLYGEKIENKNAQTITSKNNALDGKVVIPLGNYTQFLTFGGEYRNDKLEDAVNMKNGGSTQANQYALFLEDEWHIFENLALTGGVRMDDHENYGVNWSPRAYLVYNATDTVTMKGGWASAFKAPSLLQLSPDWQSASCRGSCNVVGSKDLKAETSENVEFGLYYAGQEGLLEEVTASATVFQNDIDDMITVIRTANRSLAPTYQNFAGFDASGNPIFRYYNVNKARIRGLETELGLPVTDRLNLKLNYTYNDARDLSNGGNKPLSALPFHTSNATLDWKPLEEWSFYLSANYKGKSRTVTDGNATPGGYTIWNTGGSYKVNKAVKIRAGVLNLTDKDLNRDDYSYNEDGRRYFAAVDYSF from the coding sequence ATGGTTAAGGTTAAATTTACACCGGCTGTTAAAGCCGGGCTGCTCGCACAGCTGATTGCTGCTGCGATGCCGGTCATGGCGGAAGACGCCAGAGAAGTGAAAGAGAATGAAGATCAGATGGTGGTGACGGCCTCCGCTATCGAACAGAACCTGAAAGATGCGCCAGCCAGCATCAGCGTAATCACCCGCGAAGACCTGCAGAAAAAACCGGTACAAAACCTCAAAGATGTGCTGAAAGACGTTCCCGGCGTACAGATCACCAATGAAAGCGACAACCGTCAGGGTGTCAGCATCCGTGGACTGGGCAGCGGCTATACGCTAATCCTGGTCGATGGCAAACGCGTCAATTCCCGCAACGCCGTATTCCGCCATAACGATTTCGATCTGAGCTGGATCCCCGCGGAATCAATCGAACGTATCGAAGTGGTACGCGGGCCGATGTCATCCCTTTACGGCTCTGACGCGCTGGGCGGCGTGGTCAATATCATCACCCGTAAAGTCGGCACGCAATGGCACGGCACGCTGAGCGCCGATACCACCGTTCAGGAACACCGCGATCGCGGCGACAGCGGCAACGGTAATTTTTTTGCCAGCGGCCCGCTGGTGGACGATTTACTGGGCGTGAAAGTGTACGGTGCGCTGGGTAAACGCGAGAAAGATCAGGCCAGTTCTGCCAGCGGCAGTACCGGTCAGCCGCGCATCGAAGGCTACACATCGCGCAACGGCAGTGTCGAATTCTCACTGACGCCCGATAAAGATCAGGACATCACGTTCGGTTACGGGATGGATCGTCAGGATCGTAACTCCGACACGCTGGATAAAAACCGTCTCGAACGCGAAAACTACTCGCTCGGCCACACTGGCCGCTGGGGAGGGGCGAATACCGAACTGCGTCTCTACGGTGAAAAAATCGAAAACAAAAACGCCCAAACCATCACCTCGAAAAACAACGCTCTCGACGGCAAAGTGGTCATCCCGCTGGGCAATTACACCCAGTTCCTGACGTTCGGCGGCGAATACCGCAACGATAAACTGGAAGACGCGGTGAACATGAAAAATGGCGGCAGTACGCAGGCGAACCAGTATGCGCTGTTCCTGGAAGATGAATGGCACATCTTCGAAAACCTGGCGCTCACCGGCGGCGTGCGTATGGATGACCACGAAAACTACGGCGTGAACTGGAGTCCGCGTGCTTATCTGGTCTACAACGCCACTGATACGGTCACGATGAAAGGCGGCTGGGCATCCGCTTTCAAAGCGCCTTCGCTGCTGCAGCTCAGCCCGGACTGGCAAAGTGCCTCGTGCCGTGGCAGTTGTAATGTTGTAGGCAGTAAGGATCTGAAGGCGGAAACCAGCGAAAACGTAGAGTTCGGCCTCTATTACGCCGGTCAGGAAGGCCTTCTTGAAGAGGTGACCGCCAGCGCAACGGTGTTCCAGAACGATATCGACGACATGATTACGGTTATCCGCACCGCTAACCGCAGTCTGGCCCCGACCTATCAGAACTTTGCCGGATTTGATGCCAGCGGCAATCCGATCTTCCGCTATTACAACGTGAATAAAGCCCGGATCCGCGGGCTGGAAACCGAACTCGGTCTGCCCGTCACCGACAGGCTGAACCTCAAACTGAATTACACCTACAACGACGCCCGCGACCTGAGTAACGGCGGCAACAAACCATTATCCGCACTGCCGTTCCACACCAGTAATGCGACGCTTGACTGGAAACCGCTGGAGGAGTGGAGCTTCTATCTTTCCGCTAACTACAAAGGGAAGAGCCGCACCGTGACTGACGGCAACGCTACGCCGGGCGGATACACCATCTGGAATACCGGCGGGTCGTATAAGGTGAATAAAGCGGTGAAGATCAGGGCAGGGGTTCTGAACCTGACTGATAAAGATCTCAACCGCGACGACTACAGCTATAACGAAGATGGCAGAAGGTATTTCGCTGCTGTGGATTATAGTTTTTAA
- the oxlT gene encoding oxalate/formate MFS antiporter, which translates to MASMSEPVVIAKHSKWVQLLLGLLCMAAISSPQYVWTLLTKPMIAKLGVGLAELQVTFSLLIILQTFFSPFQGRLVERFGPRLLISIGTLMAGFSWVIAARVNSLTSLYLAYGCLGGLGTGIVYIGVVGLVMKWFPQQRGFAAGTVAAGYGMGAIFTTFPISISLNSYGLEQTMTTFGLIFAAVGLLASQNLRLPENSMMMPDSKTASPVLGQRQFKSGEMLRQPLFWLMFMMMTMMSTSGLMVTSQMAIFAEDFGISKAVIFGMAALPLALTIDRFTNGLTRPLFGFISDRYGRENTMFIAFALEGVAMTLWLACREDPLLFVLLSGVVFFGWGEIFSLFPSTLTDTFGSENASANYGWLYISQGIGAIFGGPLAALMYQHTHNWHLVFGCAITFDFITAGLALWVLKPWRTRFLHAQNNHSH; encoded by the coding sequence ATGGCCTCGATGAGCGAACCGGTAGTAATAGCGAAACACAGCAAGTGGGTACAGCTTCTGCTTGGATTACTTTGCATGGCAGCCATTTCCAGCCCGCAGTACGTCTGGACGCTGTTGACCAAACCGATGATTGCTAAACTCGGCGTCGGTCTGGCGGAACTTCAGGTCACATTCTCGCTGCTGATTATTCTGCAGACCTTTTTCTCACCCTTTCAGGGTCGGCTGGTCGAGCGTTTTGGCCCACGTCTGCTGATCTCCATCGGTACACTGATGGCAGGTTTCAGCTGGGTGATCGCCGCCCGGGTCAACAGCCTGACCTCACTCTATCTGGCCTATGGCTGCCTTGGCGGACTGGGTACGGGTATTGTTTACATCGGCGTGGTAGGACTGGTGATGAAGTGGTTTCCACAGCAGCGCGGTTTTGCCGCCGGAACCGTGGCGGCGGGCTACGGTATGGGGGCAATTTTCACCACCTTCCCGATTTCTATTTCTCTTAATAGCTACGGGCTGGAACAGACGATGACGACATTTGGCCTCATCTTCGCCGCTGTGGGTCTGCTTGCCAGCCAGAACCTGAGACTGCCTGAAAACAGCATGATGATGCCGGACAGTAAAACAGCGTCACCCGTGCTGGGACAGCGCCAGTTTAAATCCGGGGAAATGCTGCGCCAGCCGCTATTCTGGCTGATGTTCATGATGATGACCATGATGTCGACTTCGGGGCTGATGGTGACTTCGCAGATGGCGATTTTTGCCGAAGACTTCGGCATTAGCAAAGCAGTGATTTTTGGCATGGCCGCCCTGCCGCTGGCGCTGACCATCGACCGTTTCACTAACGGCTTAACGCGTCCCCTATTTGGTTTTATTTCTGACCGCTACGGCCGCGAAAATACGATGTTTATTGCCTTCGCGCTGGAAGGTGTGGCGATGACGCTGTGGCTTGCCTGCCGCGAAGATCCGTTGCTCTTCGTACTGCTTTCAGGCGTGGTGTTCTTCGGCTGGGGCGAAATCTTCTCACTGTTCCCATCCACACTGACCGACACCTTTGGCAGTGAAAATGCCTCAGCAAACTATGGCTGGCTGTATATCTCGCAGGGTATCGGCGCAATCTTTGGCGGCCCGCTGGCGGCACTGATGTATCAGCACACCCATAACTGGCACCTGGTCTTTGGCTGCGCGATTACCTTCGACTTCATCACCGCCGGTCTGGCGTTGTGGGTTCTCAAGCCCTGGCGTACGCGATTCCTGCACGCGCAAAATAATCATTCACACTGA
- a CDS encoding DNA adenine methylase, whose amino-acid sequence MAKYRTPLRYPGGKQKLTPFVLELIIANGMEGCQYVEPYAGGAGVAMQLLIDGHVKNVHLNDSSYHIYAFWHSILNDTEKFCNQISKSLLNIDEWKKHREVVRHPSEHSIFDVGFSTFYLNRTNRSGVLTGGVIGGLSQEGKWKIDARFSHSELINRIELIASKKDSVFVYNKDAEDFFAENVIAFPENTFMYCDPPYFDKASGLYLNYYKPEDHERIANTIQTIDNIKWIVSYDGVENILSYYKNRKKFLYQLQYNVSKVYKGNEVFIFSDDMVIPRDSGLNYISHALKNNPQVFEARI is encoded by the coding sequence ATGGCTAAATATAGAACACCACTAAGATACCCCGGCGGGAAACAAAAGCTAACCCCTTTTGTTTTGGAACTAATTATTGCGAACGGAATGGAAGGCTGTCAATACGTTGAACCGTATGCAGGTGGAGCCGGTGTTGCAATGCAGCTTCTCATTGATGGACATGTGAAGAATGTTCATCTCAATGACTCATCTTATCATATCTATGCATTTTGGCATTCAATATTAAACGATACGGAAAAATTCTGTAATCAGATATCTAAGTCATTATTAAATATTGATGAATGGAAAAAGCATCGTGAAGTAGTACGTCATCCATCAGAACATAGTATTTTTGATGTTGGTTTTTCGACCTTTTATTTGAATAGAACTAATCGTTCAGGAGTATTAACTGGCGGGGTTATTGGTGGATTATCACAAGAAGGTAAATGGAAAATTGACGCAAGATTTTCACATTCAGAGCTAATAAATCGTATAGAGTTAATTGCATCCAAAAAAGATAGTGTTTTTGTTTATAATAAAGATGCAGAGGATTTTTTTGCTGAAAATGTTATAGCCTTCCCCGAAAATACTTTTATGTATTGTGATCCGCCTTACTTTGACAAAGCAAGTGGCCTATATCTTAATTATTATAAGCCAGAAGATCATGAGAGAATAGCTAATACAATACAAACAATCGATAATATCAAATGGATTGTTTCATATGATGGTGTTGAAAACATACTTAGCTATTATAAAAACAGGAAAAAATTCCTCTATCAGCTTCAATACAATGTTTCTAAAGTGTATAAAGGGAACGAAGTTTTCATTTTTTCAGATGATATGGTCATTCCCAGAGATTCTGGCTTAAACTATATTTCTCATGCATTGAAGAATAATCCACAAGTATTTGAAGCGCGTATTTGA